CCCGACATTGCTTAAATGCACACGGCTTATTCCACCCGTTTCCTGAAGTATTCTCCAAGCTAAACGGGAAAAACTAAATACCTGTGCCCGGATCATCCCTCCTAGCATTGGGTCAGTTGCCAAGCGGTATTCAGACAGGAATGTCATTTGATCAGGTACAATATATATAATGGGTTTTCCCTCTGGTTGGTTGATTAGCCGAGTTCGGATTTCATCAAGAAACATAGCCGTTTTGCCACTTCCTGATCGTCCAATTACCATTCTTAATGACATACGCTAACCTCATTTCCTATAAACTGTCAATAATTCTATCTCTCATTTTATCATAAAAATAAGTACAAATGTTTGTATGAGTTTCCTCGATTAAAACCATAAATGGTATTATCTTCTCATAAAAAAGAACACGATTTTTTCAATCGTGCCTGTGTCCGTTTAAAATTATTAAAAATGAACATCCATTTCATTTAATGGCCAGTAGCGTAAATCGACTTTTCCTACCACCTGGTTGGTGGAAATAAAACCGAATTGACGACTATCCCAGCTCCCCAACCGGTTATCACCAAGTACAAATAATTTACCTTCAGGTACTGTATTTTCACCCGTAATTTCTTTTAAGCTAAAATCCCCTGTTATTTTTAAACCAGGCGACTTTTGTTTATAGACATTTAAAAAAGGTTCTTCGTATTTATGCCCATTAACATATAATTGGTCATTACGATACTCTATTTTATCACCTGGAAGTCCTATGATTCTTTTAACAAAATCTTCTTTGGCATTGGCATGAAAAACAATGACATCAAAACGATTTAATTCCCCTACTTGATACCCGAGTTTATTCACCACAAGTTTGTTTCCATCTTGGAGTGTGGGCATCATGGATTCACCTTCAACAATATAATTTGAGAAGAAAAATGTACGAATAAATGCAAAGATAATAATACCAATTGCAAAGGCTTTAACCCATTCCATTCCTTCCTTTTTCCATTCAATTTTCATTATAACTCCTCCTTTTCTCCAACTTCTTATCTCTATATAATTCTTCATTATGGTCAGTTTCTGTACTCTTATTCAATCTACCTTCAATTCTTTTTCCTACATACCATAGAATGAAAATAACAAGTAAAACGGTGACCGTGCGAAAAGGTTTAGTTATTAACGAATGAATATCATATCCAATATAACTAATCGTAAAAATCATTACCATCTTCCCAATGCAAACCGCAAGCATATATTGAGCTGTGCTAATTTTTGAAAGACCAGCAACAATATTTACGACTGCCGATGGAGTAAATGGAAAACAAAGGAGTAGAAAAAGGGGACCAAATCCATGCTGATCCACCCAATCCATAAGTTTACGCACCTTTGGATGTCTTGGTAAAAAAGATAACAATCGTTTTTGCCCGTACTTTCTGATTAGTAAAAATACCAATAGTGCTCCAATACAAGTGCCAATCCATGAATATAAAAACCCTAACCAAAGCCCAAAAGCACTGGCATTAGCCATAACAAATAGAAATAAAGGGAGAAACGGAAGAAAGGCTTCGATTATCGTCAGACCAATACCTGGCAATGGACCGAGGGCTCGATACTCCTGTATTAGACTCATAATATTTTCAAGCGTAAACCAAGCTTTCAATGCATCAAAGTCCATCCGTTCTCTCCTTTATCTTTTGTCCTTTTAGTGAGTTATGAATTGATGAAGTGCCTCTTTATTCTTTTCTACATCAATATCCAAAACAGCTCCCTCACCCTTAATTCGCGGTTCAGTAAAGCTATTTTCTATTGGTATTCGTAACGTAGTTACATTTCCTCTTTTATCAGAGAAGAAGTCTTTTGCCATAAATAACATGTCAGATGTGTCCATATTCGTCTTCACATATGGTGTGACAACACCAATCAGTTTTGGCAGCTTCGTAATAGTTTGAAATCCACTTAATTGATTTCCAATTGCATTAACAACCTTTTGTTGACGTTCCACACGTCCAAAATCTCCGATTGCATCATGACGAAACCGAACATATCCAAGAAGTTGTGTACCATTTAATCTTTGTAACCCTGGTTCTAACGTTACATCAATATTCGCAGACATCTTCTTCTCTACATCGATTTCTACTCCATTTGGAAAAGCTTCATCAATCAACTGGACAAAGCCTTGAAAATCAACAATAGCGTAATATTGCAGGTCAATATCAAAGTTTTGTTTTATGGTTTGCCTCATTAACTCTGGACCACCGCGTGAGAAAGCCGAATTTATTTTATGTTTACCATGGCCTGGAATTTCAACGTAACTATCTCTCATAATGGAAGTTAGTTTAAACGTTCCCTTATCCTCATTGTAGTGTACAATCATAATCGTATCTGCCCGAGACTTTTCTTTCCCTCTGGCATCGCTACCGAGCAATAAAATATTCGTATCCCCATACTGATCCTTCTGTCCTTCAAATGTATACACTTCTTCAGGTTCTTGCTTGTCTTTATTTATTTTCTTTAATGATTGATTCATACCCTGTTTGTATTGAAAATATGCATAACCCACTCCTGCTCCAACTAAAAGTAACAATACAAGCAATATGGACGTCCATCTTCTCTTTTTCTTATGTTGATGTTTATCTGCTCTCATACATTTACCACCCATTCGTCCATGTTTTATCTTCATCCTTATATTTGACTCATATTTCTATTTTTAGGTTACTTCATTTAATTCATTTTCCCCTATCAGATATCCTTCTATTAATAAAAACTTTCTCATAAAACCGGCGAAATTTGCAACAAAGAAAGCTCGCCAAATGACGAGCTTGTAAAGAAATAAAGTTATGTTGCATTTATTAGTGCTTTTTCGTAAAATGAATTAGAACGTTTGTTCTCATTTTGTTGAAAGGTGTGGAGCATCGAATGACTCGAATTCCAGAGGATGATCGTGACATAATGGAAAAAGCTATCTACTTACCAATGGTTCTTATTATTCTAAATCGTGATTTATCAGTTGTAGAGAAAAGTCCCTTTAAGTTAAAGAAACCTTATTTGGACTTAATTGAAGA
The window above is part of the Bacillus sp. SORGH_AS_0510 genome. Proteins encoded here:
- the lepB gene encoding signal peptidase I, producing MKIEWKKEGMEWVKAFAIGIIIFAFIRTFFFSNYIVEGESMMPTLQDGNKLVVNKLGYQVGELNRFDVIVFHANAKEDFVKRIIGLPGDKIEYRNDQLYVNGHKYEEPFLNVYKQKSPGLKITGDFSLKEITGENTVPEGKLFVLGDNRLGSWDSRQFGFISTNQVVGKVDLRYWPLNEMDVHF
- a CDS encoding TVP38/TMEM64 family protein yields the protein MDFDALKAWFTLENIMSLIQEYRALGPLPGIGLTIIEAFLPFLPLFLFVMANASAFGLWLGFLYSWIGTCIGALLVFLLIRKYGQKRLLSFLPRHPKVRKLMDWVDQHGFGPLFLLLCFPFTPSAVVNIVAGLSKISTAQYMLAVCIGKMVMIFTISYIGYDIHSLITKPFRTVTVLLVIFILWYVGKRIEGRLNKSTETDHNEELYRDKKLEKRRSYNEN
- a CDS encoding LCP family protein — translated: MRADKHQHKKKRRWTSILLVLLLLVGAGVGYAYFQYKQGMNQSLKKINKDKQEPEEVYTFEGQKDQYGDTNILLLGSDARGKEKSRADTIMIVHYNEDKGTFKLTSIMRDSYVEIPGHGKHKINSAFSRGGPELMRQTIKQNFDIDLQYYAIVDFQGFVQLIDEAFPNGVEIDVEKKMSANIDVTLEPGLQRLNGTQLLGYVRFRHDAIGDFGRVERQQKVVNAIGNQLSGFQTITKLPKLIGVVTPYVKTNMDTSDMLFMAKDFFSDKRGNVTTLRIPIENSFTEPRIKGEGAVLDIDVEKNKEALHQFITH